Proteins encoded together in one Rubripirellula reticaptiva window:
- the argS gene encoding arginine--tRNA ligase, translating to MHIPQLLQERFVAAIKDLTDDPETFASMIRATTDPKHGDYQCNAAMPLCKKVGQDSRTLAQTLVERLDVLDFCEAPEVAGPGFINLKLRDTFLCEQLQKMLGDERCGVTKVASGDNIVIDFSSPNVAKPMHVGHIRSTVIGDALARTLKFLGYNTITDNHLGDWGTQFGIIIYGYKHFGDPATVESNPVPELSKLYRHVNQLIEYRKALAAVPKTKAAITETEAELVAAKSALTSADAKAQKSAKKLVGAVERRLAGLNDDLDSLDEKITGVTSDPALLADAEKHPKVDVAVLEETAKLHQGDKENLALWEKFLPHCKDEINRIYDRLDVQFDHTLGESYYHPMLGPVVQQLEAKGLASKSDGAVCVFLDGFDAPMIVQKQDGAYLYATTDLATLQYRLDTFHPSEIVYVVDTRQSEHFVKLFAVADRLGMSDIKLVHVNFGTVLGEDGKPMKTRSGSLTGLESLLDGAVDRARQVVCNPDRLENFDPPMDEAEQESIAEIVGIGAIKFADLGHHRTSDYRFNLNKMVALEGNTSTYVQYSYARTQKILERAEKAESDVLELVKQHGVEFTHPAERSLALMLLKFEEAIVAVHKDYAPNMLVEYLLETSKVYSKFNEQCHVLRAESETIQATRLMLVTLCGRVLNKGLNLLGVNVVPRM from the coding sequence ATGCACATCCCGCAATTGTTGCAAGAACGTTTCGTCGCCGCGATCAAAGATCTGACCGACGATCCGGAAACCTTTGCCTCCATGATCCGCGCCACCACGGACCCCAAACATGGTGACTATCAATGCAACGCTGCGATGCCGCTTTGCAAAAAAGTCGGGCAAGATTCGCGCACACTCGCCCAGACCTTGGTCGAACGACTCGACGTCTTAGACTTTTGCGAAGCTCCCGAAGTCGCCGGCCCCGGTTTCATCAACCTTAAGCTTCGTGACACGTTTCTGTGCGAGCAATTGCAAAAGATGCTTGGCGACGAGCGATGCGGAGTCACCAAAGTCGCGTCGGGTGACAACATTGTGATCGACTTCTCGTCCCCGAATGTCGCCAAACCCATGCACGTTGGCCACATCCGCAGCACCGTGATCGGCGATGCACTGGCGCGAACATTAAAGTTTTTGGGTTACAACACGATCACCGATAACCACCTCGGTGACTGGGGCACCCAATTCGGGATCATCATCTACGGGTACAAGCACTTTGGTGATCCGGCCACCGTTGAATCGAACCCAGTGCCTGAGCTGTCGAAGCTGTATCGCCATGTCAATCAGTTGATTGAGTATCGCAAAGCACTCGCTGCTGTTCCGAAAACCAAAGCCGCGATCACTGAAACCGAAGCCGAACTCGTTGCCGCAAAATCAGCATTGACATCAGCGGACGCCAAAGCACAAAAAAGTGCAAAGAAATTAGTAGGTGCCGTCGAGCGGCGACTCGCCGGGCTAAACGACGATCTGGATTCACTCGACGAAAAAATTACCGGCGTGACGTCCGACCCAGCGTTGTTGGCTGACGCTGAAAAGCACCCCAAGGTCGACGTTGCCGTATTGGAAGAGACCGCCAAGCTTCATCAAGGCGACAAAGAAAACTTAGCGTTGTGGGAAAAGTTTCTGCCACATTGCAAGGACGAAATCAACCGCATCTACGATCGACTGGACGTTCAATTCGACCATACGCTTGGTGAAAGCTACTATCACCCGATGTTGGGGCCAGTTGTCCAGCAACTCGAAGCCAAGGGACTCGCCTCGAAAAGCGACGGCGCGGTTTGTGTGTTCCTCGACGGTTTTGATGCACCGATGATCGTGCAAAAACAGGACGGTGCTTATCTGTATGCCACCACCGACTTGGCAACCTTGCAGTACCGGTTGGATACGTTCCATCCTTCCGAAATCGTTTATGTCGTTGATACTCGCCAAAGTGAACACTTTGTAAAGCTGTTCGCCGTCGCGGATCGACTGGGCATGTCGGATATCAAGCTGGTCCACGTCAACTTTGGAACGGTGTTGGGCGAAGATGGAAAACCCATGAAGACTCGCAGCGGTTCACTAACAGGTCTTGAAAGCTTGCTCGATGGGGCCGTGGACCGCGCCCGGCAAGTCGTTTGCAATCCTGATCGGCTAGAAAACTTTGATCCCCCCATGGATGAAGCCGAACAAGAATCAATTGCTGAAATCGTCGGCATTGGCGCGATCAAATTTGCCGATCTCGGGCACCATCGCACCAGTGACTATCGATTCAATTTGAACAAGATGGTTGCGTTGGAAGGAAACACTTCGACCTATGTCCAATACTCATACGCTCGCACTCAAAAAATTCTCGAACGAGCCGAAAAAGCCGAATCCGACGTCCTAGAACTGGTCAAACAGCACGGGGTTGAATTCACTCATCCCGCCGAACGAAGCCTGGCTTTGATGCTGTTGAAGTTCGAAGAAGCCATCGTTGCCGTCCATAAAGACTATGCACCGAACATGTTGGTCGAATACTTGCTTGAAACGTCAAAGGTGTATTCAAAGTTCAACGAACAGTGCCATGTACTGCGTGCTGAATCCGAAACCATCCAAGCGACACGACTGATGCTTGTCACGCTATGCGGCCGAGTGCTGAATAAAGGACTGAACCTTTTAGGTGTCAATGTTGTGCCACGGATGTAA
- the rsfS gene encoding ribosome silencing factor — MSENITPSTPDPADSSAPSAAAPAAKRKKPVYEDPMVNPSRAIRPLGTDEGRKLATEAARVALENNGSDVMVIDVCAQSAEFDFFVLATGTSRRQLHAISEQIDDALEKGLGDQRLGIEGYEDSRWIVLDYGSVVIHLFDEETRDYYDLESLWADGTPIALSDLGLTETK; from the coding sequence ATGAGCGAAAATATCACCCCCTCGACGCCTGATCCAGCCGATTCATCGGCTCCATCTGCCGCCGCCCCTGCTGCCAAACGCAAAAAACCAGTTTACGAAGACCCGATGGTCAATCCTTCGCGTGCGATTCGCCCGCTAGGGACGGACGAGGGCCGCAAATTGGCGACCGAAGCTGCTCGCGTTGCGCTTGAAAACAATGGCTCGGACGTGATGGTCATCGACGTCTGTGCCCAATCAGCCGAGTTCGACTTCTTTGTACTGGCTACCGGTACCAGCCGCCGGCAACTGCACGCGATCAGCGAACAGATTGACGATGCGCTCGAAAAAGGACTAGGCGACCAACGTTTAGGGATTGAAGGCTACGAGGACAGCCGCTGGATCGTGCTGGACTATGGCAGCGTAGTGATTCACCTGTTTGACGAAGAAACTCGCGATTACTATGACCTCGAATCGCTTTGGGCCGACGGAACTCCGATCGCTTTATCCGACCTTGGCCTGACCGAAACCAAGTAA
- a CDS encoding serine/threonine-protein kinase: MSDISPQLFAQRISDLGLADHRSVEQAINELGVGEHTLEDMIKVAQRNGLVTTLQTEKILKGDRGGYFYGEYKVLYLIGAGTFARVYRAQKGDEVFAVKVLRKRFRDEMKELEQFLREGRMGLKLRHPHIVNILDVIPDTRNPFLVMEFVEGQTLRDLVRIRGKLPADLALRLMYEIASGLAYAASLGIAHRDLKLSNVLISSDGKAKLVDFGLAALTDRNNPEKMADCPNARAIDYAALERGTGVRKDDPRSDVYFAGNMLYHMLAGVPALTETRDRLQRLNVSRFQSIVPLHELVPDVPGVANQVVQRALEFNPDKRIQSAAALQAEVKKAMQILESGGSRRTSDDPSAPSDVTDEEPPTNEGEGYIVMLVESKAALQNAVRERLKSRGYRVLVISNPNRALDRFHPDDDAPADCVVFGASELGSLAVEAFNKFGSDEHTASIPSILLVDRRQTSLIASARRGGNRKLLPLPLKVRELRTTLIQLLAGVERRPLGTY; this comes from the coding sequence ATGAGTGATATCAGCCCCCAACTCTTTGCTCAACGTATCAGTGACCTCGGACTTGCCGATCACCGATCGGTGGAACAAGCGATCAACGAACTGGGCGTCGGCGAGCACACCCTTGAAGACATGATCAAGGTCGCTCAGCGCAACGGTTTGGTCACCACGCTGCAAACCGAAAAAATTCTCAAAGGCGATCGTGGCGGATACTTCTATGGCGAATACAAAGTCCTGTACCTGATCGGTGCCGGTACGTTCGCGCGCGTCTACCGCGCCCAAAAAGGCGACGAAGTGTTCGCCGTGAAGGTGTTGCGCAAACGTTTTCGCGATGAAATGAAAGAACTGGAACAGTTCCTTCGCGAAGGCCGGATGGGACTGAAATTGCGGCATCCGCACATCGTCAATATTTTGGACGTCATTCCCGATACGCGAAATCCGTTCTTGGTGATGGAATTCGTCGAAGGACAAACACTGCGAGACCTGGTGCGCATCCGAGGCAAACTGCCAGCGGATTTGGCGCTGCGGTTGATGTACGAAATCGCTTCGGGATTGGCCTACGCCGCCTCGTTGGGTATCGCCCACCGTGACTTGAAGTTGTCAAACGTGCTGATTTCATCGGACGGCAAAGCCAAGCTGGTGGACTTTGGCTTAGCTGCTTTGACGGACCGAAACAATCCGGAAAAGATGGCCGATTGCCCCAACGCTCGGGCGATCGACTATGCGGCTTTGGAACGGGGCACCGGTGTTCGCAAAGACGACCCGCGCAGTGACGTCTACTTTGCCGGCAACATGCTTTATCACATGTTGGCGGGTGTACCGGCGCTGACTGAAACGCGTGACCGCTTGCAACGATTGAACGTGTCGCGATTTCAATCGATTGTTCCCCTGCACGAACTCGTTCCTGATGTCCCCGGCGTCGCCAACCAAGTCGTCCAGCGGGCTCTTGAATTCAACCCCGACAAACGAATCCAGTCAGCCGCTGCGTTGCAGGCCGAAGTCAAAAAGGCCATGCAAATTCTCGAAAGCGGTGGCTCGCGGCGGACGTCGGATGACCCATCCGCACCCAGCGATGTGACCGATGAAGAGCCCCCGACGAACGAGGGCGAGGGCTACATCGTGATGTTGGTCGAATCCAAAGCGGCCCTGCAAAACGCAGTGCGAGAAAGACTAAAATCGCGAGGCTATCGAGTGCTGGTGATTTCGAATCCCAACCGCGCACTCGATCGATTCCATCCTGACGATGACGCACCCGCCGACTGTGTCGTGTTCGGAGCCTCTGAGCTTGGCAGCTTGGCGGTCGAAGCGTTCAACAAGTTCGGTTCCGACGAGCACACGGCATCGATTCCGTCGATTCTGCTAGTCGACCGGCGGCAAACCAGCCTGATCGCATCGGCCCGCCGAGGCGGGAACCGCAAACTGTTGCCGCTGCCCTTGAAAGTCCGCGAATTGCGAACCACTCTGATCCAACTGCTCGCCGGCGTCGAACGACGCCCCTTGGGAACGTACTAG
- the xerC gene encoding tyrosine recombinase XerC, whose protein sequence is MRRSIAHFLTYLASERNASDLTIKAYREDLFGLVDWLEATHGRVPNPGTLTPQDLRAYQAALQQAEYARTTISRKLASLRSFYKFAMREGIATSNPAKPLRNPRRQRKLPHVLTNDEVGRLLVTPPGGDASGLRDRAILETMYSAGLRVSELVGLRDGDVDADEQIVRVRGKGRKERIAPMGSYALKAIRKYEQCRVRDPKTEMLGREAPVFVNRFGNILTTRSIGRMLEKYIGLAQLDSRTSPHTLRHSFATHLLDRGADIRSVQELLGHKSLATTQIYTHVSAANLRQVYEKAHPRAQVS, encoded by the coding sequence ATGCGTCGATCGATCGCACATTTCTTGACGTACTTGGCATCCGAGCGGAATGCTTCGGACTTGACGATCAAGGCTTACCGCGAAGACTTGTTCGGATTGGTCGATTGGTTAGAAGCGACGCACGGCCGAGTGCCCAATCCGGGGACGCTAACGCCTCAGGATCTGCGCGCCTATCAAGCCGCGCTCCAGCAAGCTGAATACGCCCGCACCACGATCTCTCGCAAGCTGGCGTCGCTGCGCAGTTTCTACAAGTTTGCGATGCGTGAAGGCATTGCCACTAGCAATCCAGCCAAGCCGCTGCGTAATCCGCGTCGGCAACGCAAACTGCCGCACGTGTTGACCAATGACGAGGTCGGCCGACTGTTGGTGACGCCTCCGGGCGGTGATGCATCGGGACTTCGTGATCGAGCGATTCTCGAAACGATGTACTCAGCCGGTTTGCGGGTCAGCGAACTGGTTGGGCTGCGCGATGGTGACGTCGATGCTGATGAACAGATCGTCCGCGTCCGCGGTAAGGGCCGCAAGGAACGGATCGCACCGATGGGATCGTACGCTCTGAAAGCGATTCGCAAGTACGAGCAATGCCGCGTTCGTGATCCGAAGACGGAAATGTTAGGCCGCGAGGCACCAGTGTTCGTCAATCGCTTTGGCAACATTCTGACCACCCGTAGCATTGGCCGGATGTTGGAAAAGTACATCGGTTTGGCACAGCTCGATTCGCGAACGAGTCCCCACACCTTGCGACATAGTTTCGCGACTCATCTGTTGGACCGCGGCGCCGACATACGCAGCGTGCAAGAGTTGCTGGGCCACAAGAGTTTGGCGACGACCCAGATCTACACGCACGTCAGCGCGGCGAATCTGCGTCAGGTGTACGAGAAGGCTCACCCACGGGCTCAGGTTTCCTAA